A part of Ooceraea biroi isolate clonal line C1 chromosome 10, Obir_v5.4, whole genome shotgun sequence genomic DNA contains:
- the LOC113562827 gene encoding uncharacterized protein LOC113562827, protein MGDNLPGVRVREAILPQFEKWLERKHGSITFHLTQIITGHGSFGEFREKIGKSRNAKCFHSLSPRDSAQHTVEVCAAWSMERQELRRIITGPLTLKNMIGEMLKSEEKWNAVRDFASKVMRKKEEEERRRERENG, encoded by the coding sequence ATGGGTGATAACTTACCGGGAGTGCGAGTACGCGAGGCAATATTACCGCAATTTGAGAAATGGTTGGAGCGGAAACATGGAAGCATTACGTTTCATTTAACTCAAATCATTACTGGTCATGGTTCGTTTGGCGAGTTTAGAGAAAAAATCGGTAAGAGTAGGAACGCGAAGTGTTTTCATAGTTTATCACCACGTGACTCGGCACAGCACACTGTAGAAGTGTGTGCAGCATGGTCGATGGAGCGCCAGGAGCTTCGACGGATAATAACGGGGCCCTTGACGCTAAAGAATATGATTGGCGAGATGTTAAAATCGGAAGAGAAGTGGAATGCGGTGCGAGATTTTGCATCAAAGGTGATGcgaaagaaggaggaggaggagagaagacgcgagagagagaacggatgA
- the LOC113562798 gene encoding uncharacterized protein LOC113562798: protein MAFSSYQEIERMERESPLLRVNDEMIEQRILDRIDVLIDRKMEKLLASDARKERVDAELRREEETAFPPLPPKQQVESGRKDAKRVDRGKQSNVRKGKDSERRQEVENAEEKRKKTVKEKKKESNGNVPRRIREGRTAAISLRILENSEGLSYADAIKKAKGNIDVDEMGIERIRVRTAINGGRVLEIGGDKAVEKAEELSRKLSSVFQTPYVKVKRIQRKAEVQLWGIDEATVEEEAIQAISNIDGCAIEDIDGGKIKRTEKGIGSLWLRLPIKVAWTIAKKRQIKIGWNSVNVSLLQKRPVQYFKCFEFGHWKANCRSEISYSDRCYTCGGQGHIARECDKRSRCIICKNKGLDFKHRMGDKLCKSKNVSDSVNARSGLPDNEGTERPISRIESSEIAEECVSPTCLDQTEETEGVETVRDEERSFEEIVVEQVEAYHKVMADHQTSKPQRAKMKFEKGKVEKGDGKEREDHG, encoded by the coding sequence ATGGCTTTTTCTTCTTACCAGGAAATCGAAAGGATGGAAAGAGAAAGTCCACTGCTGAGGGTGAATGACGAGATGATAGAACAGAGAATTCTTGATCGAATTGATGTGTTGATTGACAGGAAGATGGAGAAACTGTTAGCGAGTGATGCTAGGAAGGAGAGGGTAGATGCCGAATTAAGGCGAGAAGAGGAGACGGCGTTTCCGCCGCTCCCACCTAAACAACAGGTGGAAAGCGGAAGAAAAGACGCGAAGCGAGTTGATCGAGGGAAGCAAAGTAATGTGAGGAAAGGAAAAGATAGTGAAAGGAGACAGGAGGTAGAAAATGcagaggaaaaaaggaagaaaacggtgaaggaaaagaagaaagagagcaatGGAAATGTACCTAGAAGAATTAGAGAAGGTAGGACGGCGGCGATTTCCCTGCGAATATTAGAGAATAGCGAGGGCCTGTCTTATGCGGATGCAATTAAGAAGGCTAAAGGGAACATCGATGTTGATGAAATGGGCATCGAACGGATAAGAGTGAGGACGGCGATCAACGGCGGTCGAGTGCTAGAGATAGGTGGAGATAAGGCAGTGGAAAAGGCGGAAGAATTGTCGCGAAAATTAAGTAGTGTGTTTCAGACGCcttatgtcaaggtcaaaagGATTCAGCGGAAGGCGGAGGTTCAACTGTGGGGAATTGATGAAGCTACAGTGGAAGAGGAGGCAATACAAGCGATATCCAATATTGACGGTTGCGCGATAGAGGATATAGATGGTGGAAAAATCAAGAGAACAGAGAAGGGAATTGGATCTCTGTGGCTAAGATTACCAATTAAAGTGGCGTGGACTATCGCGAAAAAGAGACAGATAAAGATAGGATGGAATAGTGTGAATGTTTCGTTATTACAGAAAAGGCCAGTGCAGTATTTTAAATGCTTCGAATTTGGGCATTGGAAGGCTAATTGTAGGAGTGAGATCAGCTATAGTGACAGATGTTATACATGTGGTGGACAAGGACATATTGCGAGAGAGTGTGACAAAAGAAGTAGatgtattatttgtaaaaataaaggtCTAGACTTTAAGCATAGAATGGGTGATAAACTGTGTAAAAGCAAGAATGTGAGTGATAGTGTGAATGCGAGATCCGGTTTACCTGATAACGAAGGGACAGAAAGACCGATTTCGAGGATAGAAAGCAGTGAAATTGCGGAAGAGTGTGTGTCGCCGACCTGTCTAGATCAAACAGAGGAAACGGAAGGAGTGGAGACAGTGAGAGACGAGGAGAGGTCGTTCGAGGAAATAGTGGTCGAGCAAGTGGAGGCCTACCATAAGGTAATGGCAGATCATCAGACCTCAAAACCGCAGCGAGCAAAGATGAAGTTCGAGAAGGGAAAGGTTGAGAAGGGAgatggaaaggagagagaggatcATGGGTGA